A window of Silurus meridionalis isolate SWU-2019-XX chromosome 4, ASM1480568v1, whole genome shotgun sequence contains these coding sequences:
- the cmtm8b gene encoding CKLF-like MARVEL transmembrane domain-containing protein 8b: MEEEPESRAVTTVNRSSRSYTLEDLGLSHSALAYDHKFMCSLPGILMLGEIVCGLLVWTLLGGTEYLQVPGLAWVMFVSVVCWIPTVCLLLLHLTTAHTKIPRVPWSTLGLCFNGSATVLYMTAAVINATSVPQAIRGRYYYISWIASTVFAFLVVLCYAANSYVSYKTWRSKTDDT; the protein is encoded by the exons ATGGAAGAAGAACCGGAGTCCAGAGCAGTGACCACAGTGAACAGGAGTAGCAGAAGTTACACACTGGAGGATTTGGGCCTCTCACACTCTGCTCTGGCTTATGATCACAAGTTTATGTGCTCTCTTCCAGGAATACTTATGTTAGGAGAAATA GTTTGTGGGCTTCTTGTGTGGACTCTTCTAGGTGGGACTGAGTATTTGCAGGTGCCGGGGTTGGCTTGGGTGATGTTTGTGTCAGTGGTGTGCTGGATTCCGACTGTCTGCCTTCTTTTACTGCACCTAACCACTGCTCACACAAAGATCCCCCGTGTCCCATGGTCAACTCTG GGATTGTGCTTCAATGGCAGTGCTACAGTTCTGTACATGACAGCTGCAGTGATTAACGCTACATCGGTGCCACAAGCCATTAGGGGGCGCTATTACTACATCAGCTGGATTGCTTCCACG GTATTCGCCTTCTTAGTTGTCCTTTGTTATGCAGCAAATTCATATGTGAGCTACAAAACCTGGAGATCGAAAACTGACGATACGTAA